One stretch of Fictibacillus sp. b24 DNA includes these proteins:
- the lysS gene encoding lysine--tRNA ligase — MSQELELNDLLRVRREKLAALTEKGVDPFGTKYNRTHTASDLVSEYGEKEKEDLDSEEISVTLAGRIMTKRGKGKAGFAHIQDLTGKIQIYVRLDAVGEEQYELFNTIDIGDWVGVTGLVFKTKVGELSIKAKDFQLLTKSLRPLPDKFHGLKDVEQRYRQRYVDLIMNPEVKDTFISRSKIIRSMRRYLDDNGYLEVETPTMHSIPGGASARPFITHHNALDMELYMRIAIELHLKRLIVGGLEKVYEIGRVFRNEGVSTRHNPEFTMIELYEAYADYLDIMELTENLIAHIAEDVLGSTTVTYGDYEVDLKPRWKRVHMVDAIKEAAGVDFWPVMTDEEARALAKEHKVPVKDNMSYGHVVNEFFEHFVEEKLIQPTFVYGHPVEISPLAKKNPEDPRFTDRFELFIVGREHANAFSELNDPIDQRERFEEQLKERAEGNDEAHMMDEDFVEALEYGMPPTGGLGIGIDRLVMLLTNSPSIRDVLLFPQMRHSEK; from the coding sequence ATGAGTCAGGAATTAGAATTAAATGATTTGCTGCGCGTACGAAGAGAAAAGTTAGCTGCTCTAACAGAAAAAGGAGTAGACCCTTTTGGTACAAAGTATAACCGTACACATACAGCAAGTGACCTTGTATCTGAATACGGAGAAAAAGAAAAAGAAGATTTAGATAGCGAAGAAATCTCAGTTACCCTTGCTGGCCGTATTATGACCAAACGCGGAAAAGGTAAAGCAGGATTCGCTCATATTCAAGATTTAACAGGCAAGATTCAAATCTATGTAAGATTAGATGCAGTCGGTGAAGAGCAATACGAACTATTTAATACGATTGATATCGGTGACTGGGTAGGAGTAACAGGATTAGTTTTCAAAACGAAAGTAGGAGAACTTTCGATTAAAGCGAAAGATTTTCAGCTGCTGACAAAATCCTTGCGCCCGCTTCCGGATAAGTTCCACGGTTTAAAAGACGTTGAACAGCGTTATCGTCAACGTTATGTGGATTTGATTATGAATCCAGAAGTTAAGGATACTTTTATTTCTCGTTCTAAGATCATTCGTTCTATGCGACGCTATTTAGATGATAATGGTTATTTAGAAGTAGAAACACCTACAATGCACTCTATTCCAGGTGGAGCATCTGCACGTCCGTTTATCACGCATCATAATGCGCTTGATATGGAGCTTTATATGCGTATCGCAATCGAGCTTCACTTAAAGCGTCTAATTGTAGGCGGACTTGAAAAGGTTTATGAAATCGGCCGTGTATTCCGTAACGAAGGGGTATCGACTCGTCATAATCCTGAGTTTACGATGATCGAGCTATATGAAGCATATGCGGATTACCTTGATATCATGGAGTTAACCGAGAACTTGATCGCCCATATCGCAGAGGATGTTCTAGGTTCAACTACTGTAACGTATGGCGACTACGAAGTAGATCTTAAGCCGCGCTGGAAAAGAGTACACATGGTTGATGCGATTAAAGAAGCCGCTGGTGTAGACTTCTGGCCAGTAATGACAGACGAAGAAGCACGTGCTTTAGCAAAAGAACATAAAGTACCTGTAAAAGACAACATGTCTTATGGCCATGTTGTAAATGAATTCTTCGAGCACTTTGTTGAGGAAAAACTGATTCAGCCTACATTCGTGTACGGTCACCCAGTTGAAATCTCACCTCTAGCTAAGAAGAATCCTGAAGATCCGCGTTTCACAGATCGTTTTGAGTTATTTATTGTCGGACGTGAGCATGCAAATGCATTCTCAGAGCTTAATGATCCGATCGATCAGCGTGAACGTTTTGAAGAGCAGTTAAAAGAACGTGCTGAAGGAAACGACGAAGCACATATGATGGATGAAGACTTTGTAGAGGCGCTTGAGTACGGAATGCCTCCAACAGGCGGACTAGGGATCGGAATCGATCGTCTTGTTATGCTGTTAACAAACTCACCTTCTATCCGTGATGTCCTTTTATTCCCGCAAATGCGTCATTCAGAAAAGTAA
- the dusB gene encoding tRNA dihydrouridine synthase DusB: MLKIGDIMLKNQVVLAPMAGVCNPAFRLIAKEFGAGLVCAEMVSDKGILHENERSLKMLYVDEREKPLSLQIFGGERESLVAAAKYVDKHTNADIIDINMGCPVPKITKCDAGAKWLLDPDKIYEMVAATVDAVQKPVTVKMRIGWDEDHIFAVKNAQAVERAGGAAVAVHGRTRVQMYEGTADWDIIGEVKKNVSIPVIGNGDISTPQEAKEHLDKYGVDGVMIGRAALGNPWMLYRTVQYLQNGEIAPEPTAREKMEICMLHMDRLIELKGEDVAAREMRKHAAWYLKGLPQTGSVRNEINQMTTRDGMSKLLFGYVEQIEELQKIS; encoded by the coding sequence ATGTTGAAAATCGGTGATATTATGCTGAAAAACCAAGTAGTTCTAGCGCCGATGGCTGGTGTATGTAACCCTGCATTCCGTTTAATCGCCAAAGAGTTCGGAGCGGGACTCGTATGTGCAGAGATGGTAAGTGACAAAGGAATTTTACATGAGAATGAAAGATCCCTAAAGATGCTTTATGTAGATGAACGCGAAAAACCGCTTAGTCTGCAGATCTTTGGCGGAGAACGTGAATCTCTAGTTGCTGCTGCTAAATACGTTGATAAACATACAAACGCAGACATTATCGATATAAACATGGGATGCCCGGTTCCGAAGATCACAAAATGTGATGCAGGAGCAAAATGGCTGCTAGACCCAGACAAGATTTATGAGATGGTAGCTGCGACTGTTGATGCCGTTCAAAAACCAGTCACTGTAAAAATGCGGATCGGCTGGGATGAAGACCATATTTTTGCTGTGAAGAACGCTCAAGCCGTCGAACGTGCAGGTGGTGCGGCAGTAGCTGTGCACGGGCGTACACGTGTTCAAATGTACGAAGGAACAGCAGACTGGGACATCATCGGTGAAGTGAAGAAGAACGTATCGATTCCTGTAATCGGTAATGGTGATATTTCTACACCTCAAGAAGCGAAAGAGCATTTGGACAAATACGGAGTAGATGGTGTGATGATCGGAAGAGCGGCTCTAGGCAACCCTTGGATGCTTTATCGTACCGTTCAATATCTGCAAAACGGAGAAATCGCTCCAGAACCTACTGCTCGCGAAAAAATGGAAATCTGCATGCTTCATATGGACCGTTTGATCGAACTAAAAGGTGAAGATGTTGCTGCAAGAGAGATGAGAAAACACGCAGCATGGTATCTAAAAGGTTTGCCGCAAACAGGTTCTGTCCGAAATGAGATCAACCAGATGACTACTCGTGATGGCATGAGTAAACTATTGTTTGGTTATGTAGAGCAAATTGAAGAACTGCAAAAAATCAGCTAA
- a CDS encoding GreA/GreB family elongation factor — MAMLKLTQEGTRNLEQELQYLLKRKKECRQSPEREFIQSRMAEITDILARSVTWPIVREAGDFVEPGSVLTIEDTVYKERYTYTIVHPFEADPRENLISVQSPIAKAAIGKAVHSTFTVVVPLGENLTYTIIDIQNC, encoded by the coding sequence ATGGCTATGCTTAAACTCACCCAAGAAGGCACCAGGAATCTAGAACAAGAATTACAATACCTATTAAAACGCAAAAAGGAATGCAGGCAATCTCCAGAAAGAGAATTCATTCAGTCACGAATGGCCGAGATAACGGATATCTTAGCTCGATCCGTCACATGGCCGATTGTAAGAGAAGCGGGAGACTTTGTAGAACCAGGCTCTGTTCTTACAATAGAGGACACTGTTTATAAGGAAAGGTATACGTACACAATCGTTCATCCTTTTGAAGCGGATCCTCGTGAAAATCTCATATCTGTCCAGTCCCCGATCGCAAAAGCTGCAATAGGGAAAGCCGTTCATTCAACATTTACTGTTGTTGTTCCTTTAGGCGAGAACTTAACTTATACCATAATAGATATTCAAAACTGCTAA
- a CDS encoding helix-turn-helix domain-containing protein, producing MEEDRLGRRIRAFRKLKGYTQEQLAKDIGISVSVLGEVERGSRKPKVDLLHKIANQFSINVEELQ from the coding sequence ATGGAAGAAGACAGACTCGGAAGACGCATCCGTGCGTTCAGAAAATTAAAAGGCTATACCCAAGAACAGCTCGCAAAAGACATAGGAATCTCAGTATCCGTTTTAGGCGAGGTAGAAAGGGGCAGCCGAAAGCCCAAAGTAGATTTGCTTCATAAAATAGCGAATCAGTTCAGCATTAACGTTGAAGAGTTACAGTAA